Proteins encoded together in one Prunus dulcis chromosome 3, ALMONDv2, whole genome shotgun sequence window:
- the LOC117622548 gene encoding LOW QUALITY PROTEIN: pleiotropic drug resistance protein 3-like (The sequence of the model RefSeq protein was modified relative to this genomic sequence to represent the inferred CDS: substituted 1 base at 1 genomic stop codon) yields MYIVLFIKMTLLLGPPGCGKTTFLQALAGKLNHSLKVRGEITYNGYKFNEFVPQKTSAYISQYDLHISELTVREALDFSARCQGIGNRADIMKEVSRREKQSGIVPEPDIDTYMKAISIEGLKNSPQTDYIMKILGLDICADTIVGDAMQRGISGGQKKRLTTGEMMIGPARAFFMDEISTGLDSSTTFQIVTCLQQLTHVTNSTILVSLLQPTPETFALFDDIILMAEGKVVYHGPCNNVAEFFEQCGFRSPPRKGISDFLQEVVSRNDQAKYWYHEDQPYSYVTVDKFVNMFKDFHVGKKLDEELRKPFDKSECHKDALSFNIYSLRKWELLKACTAREWLLMKRNSFVHVFKSAQLVVVALVTMTVFSRTWMNIDDVHAKYYMASLFYALIRLMSNGIAELSMTVSRLAVFYKQRDFYFYPAWAYSIPATILKIPFSLLDAFLWTSLTYYGIGYSPEPERFFKQIIILFLVHQVSISFFRLIASLVRTPSVAATIGLFSLIVMFLFGGFIIPKSSLPTWMEWGFWLSPLTYGEISASVNEFHAPRWQKVLSSNVTIGQQVLENRGLNFSDSFYWISIGALLGFWMVFNIGFTCALSYLKSPGSSRTIISHEKFSHLKEKENLDNSCQEKELTXSKLYITNFTGMVLPFEPISISFQNVQYFVDTPKKMREQGFPPQRLQLLQDITGAFRPGILTALMGVSGAGKTTLMDVLSGRKTGGSIEGDIRIGGYPKVQETYARISGYCEQSDIHSPQITVGESVQYSAWLRLPAQIDRHTRSQFVKEVLQMIELDEIKDELVGIPGGSGISAEQRKRLTIAVELVSNPSIIFMDEPTSGLDARAAAIVMRAVKNIVSTRRTVVCTIHQPSIDIFEAFDELILMKRGGQIIYYGELGQNSSKLIEYFEGIPGVPKIKENYNPATWMLEVTGLSAEAQIAIDFAHIYRGSHLCQKNNELVRELSFPEQGSKELHFSTRFPQNGWEQFKACLWKRHLSYWRSPRYNLGRLIFTAACSLLFGALLWQKGQKIDGEQEFFNILGSMFVLLQCMGIGNCSSVLPFIATERNVVYRERFAGMYSSWAYSFSQVIIEIPYILIQAALFSTITCPAIDFQWSLYKVFWYFYAMFSTFLYFNYFGMLLVSLTPTYQVASVLASFCYTMFNLFSGFLLPGPKIPVWWVWGYWICPLAWSLKGALTSQYGDVEKEIVVHGEQRTISAFLGSIYGYNYDDLGVVAIVLLAYPLVFALVFACATEKINFQRR; encoded by the exons GATGACTCTATTGCTTGGCCCTCCAGGCTGTGGGAAAACCACTTTCTTACAGGCACTTGCTGGGAAACTTAACCACTCTCTCAAG GTCCGAGGAGAAATTACCTACAATGGTTACAAGTTCAATGAGTTTGTTCCTCAGAAGACATCAGCTTATATAAGTCAATATGACTTGCACATTTCTGAGCTGACTGTGAGGGAAGCACTCGACTTCTCAGCACGTTGCCAGGGTATTGGAAACAGAGCAG ATATAATGAAAGAAGTCAGCAGAAGGGAGAAGCAATCAGGAATTGTCCCAGAACCAGACATTGACACTTATATGAAG GCCATTTCAATTGAAGGGTTGAAAAACTCCCCCCAGACTGACTATATAATGAAG atTCTTGGGCTAGACATTTGTGCTGATACAATCGTAGGCGACGCAATGCAAAGAGGAATTTCGGGTGGTCAGAAGAAAAGACTGACAACAG GGGAAATGATGATTGGTCCAGCAAGAGCTTTCTTCATGGATGAGATATCAACAGGCTTAGATAGTTCCACTACCTTTCAGATTGTTACTTGTTTGCAGCAACTGACACACGTAACAAACTCCACCATTTTGGTATCACTTCTTCAGCCAACACCGGAGACCTTCGCTCTCTTTGATGACATTATCTTGATGGCAGAAGGAAAAGTTGTATATCATGGGCCTTGCAATAATGTTGCAGAGTTCTTTGAGCAGTGTGGTTTTCGCAGCCCACCGAGAAAAGGCATTTCTGACTTCCTGCAAGAGGTGGTTTCTCGAAATGATCAGGCAAAGTACTGGTACCATGAAGACCAACCCTACAGTTATGTTACAGTTGACAAGTTTGTAAATATGTTCAAGGATTTTCATGTCGGAAAGAAGCTAGATGAGGAACTTCGCAAGCCTTTTGACAAATCTGAGTGCCACAAAGATGCTTTATCATTCAACATCTACTCATTAAGAAAATGGGAACTATTAAAAGCATGTACTGCTAGAGAATGGCTTCTTATGAAGCGCAACTCGTTTGTTCATGTGTTCAAGTCGGCACAG CTTGTCGTCGTTGCGCTAGTAACAATGACGGTCTTTTCACGTACATGGATGAATATTGACGATGTCCATGCAAAGTACTACATGGCTTCTTTGTTCTATGCTCTCATTAGACTGATGAGCAATGGGATTGCAGAGTTATCAATGACTGTCTCCAGACTTGCAGTCTTCTACAAGCAAAGAGATTTCTACTTTTATCCTGCATGGGCTTATTCCATTCCAGCTACCATTCTAAAGATTCCATTTTCATTGCTAGATGCTTTTCTTTGGACATCCCTTACTTATTATGGCATTGGTTACAGTCCTGAGCCCGAAAG GTTCTTCAAGCAAATCATTATTCTATTCCTCGTGCATCAAGTATCTATATCATTTTTTCGTCTGATCGCATCCTTGGTTCGAACTCCCTCTGTAGCAGCAACCATTGGTCTTTTCTCCTTAATAGTAATGTTTCTATTTGGTGGCTTCATAATTCCAAAAT CTTCCTTGCCTACTTGGATGGAGTGGGGCTTTTGGCTTTCTCCACTAACATATGGAGAAATAAGTGCTTCAGTAAATGAATTTCATGCTCCAAGGTGGCAAAAG GTTTTATCTTCAAATGTCACTATAGGCCAGCAAGTTCTAGAAAACCGCGGTCTCAATTTCAGTGACAGCTTTTATTGGATATCAATAGGAGCTTTACTTGGATTTTGGATGGTTTTCAACATTGGGTTCACCTGTGCACTCAGTTATTTAAAAT CTCCCGGAAGTTCTCGAACTATCATTTCTCATGAAAAGTTCTCCCAtctgaaggaaaaagaaaatttagatAATTCCTgccaagaaaaagaattaactT AAAGCAAGctatatataacaaattttaCAGGCATGGTCTTACCCTTTGAGCCCATAAGTATATCATTTCAGAATGTGCAATACTTTGTTGATACACCCAAG AAAATGAGAGAGCAAGGTTTTCCTCCACAACGACTACAGCTTCTTCAAGACATAACTGGTGCATTTAGACCTGGAATTCTTACAGCTTTGATGGGAGTTAGTGGAGCTGGAAAAACAACACTGATGGATGTCCTTTCTGGAAGAAAAACTGGTGGAAGTATTGAAGGAGACATTAGAATTGGAGGGTACCCAAAAGTACAAGAAACATATGCCAGAATATCTGGGTATTGTGAACAAAGTGACATACATTCTCCACAGATTACAGTAGGAGAATCTGTACAATACTCGGCTTGGTTACGCTTGCCAGCGCAGATTGATAGGCATACAAGATCT CAATTTGTGAAAGAAGTTCTTCAAATGATAGAGCTTGATGAAATCAAAGACGAATTAGTTGGCATACCTGGTGGTAGTGGTATATCTGCAGAGCAACGCAAAAGGCTGACAATAGCAGTAGAGCTTGTTTCAAATCCATCCATAATATTCATGGACGAACCGACCTCTGGTTTAGATGCCAGAGCAGCTGCTATAGTTATGAGAGCTGTGAAAAATATTGTCAGTACAAGGAGGACTGTTGTATGCACAATTCACCAGCCAAGTATTGACATATTTGAAGCATTCGATGAG CTTATTTTGATGAAAAGAGGAGGACAAATAATATACTACGGAGAGCTAGGCCAAAATTCAAGTAAGCTTATTGAATACTTTGAG GGTATTCCCGGGGTTCCGAAAATTAAAGAGAATTACAACCCAGCAACATGGATGTTAGAGGTCACCGGTCTTTCTGCAGAAGCTCAAATTGCCATAGATTTTGCTCATATCTATAGAGGATCACATCTATGCCA GAAGAACAACGAACTAGTTAGAGAACTCAGCTTTCCAGAACAAGGCTCAAAGGAATTACATTTTTCTACTCGCTTTCCACAAAATGGATGGGAGCAATTCAAAGCATGCCTATGGAAGCGGCATCTCTCCTACTGGAGAAGTCCGAGATATAACCTGGGGAGATTGATATTTACTGCTGCATGTTCTTTGTTATTTGGAGCACTTCTTTGGCAGAAAGGGCAGAAAAT AGATGGCGAACAGGAATTTTTCAACATTCTAGGATCAATGTTTGTTTTACTTCAATGCATGGGAATTGGCAACTGTTCCTCTGTTTTACCATTCATAGCTACTGAGCGCAATGTTGTATACCGAGAAAGATTTGCTGGAATGTACTCGTCGTGGGCATATTCGTTTTCACAG GTGATCATAGAAATTCCATATATATTGATACAAGCAGCTTTGTTTTCGACAATTACGTGTCCAGCCATAGATTTCCAATGGTCACTCTACAAAGTATTTTGGTATTTCTATGCTATGTTTTCTACCTTCCTCTACTTCAATTACTTCGGTATGTTGCTTGTTTCTCTGACCCCAACATATCAAGTGGCTTCAGTATTGGCAAGTTTCTGCTACACTATGTTCAATTTGTTCTCGGGTTTCCTCTTACCTGGACCA AAAATTCCTGTATGGTGGGTTTGGGGCTACTGGATTTGCCCTCTTGCCTGGTCCTTAAAAGGTGCTCTCACTTCACAGTATGGAGATGTAGAGAAGGAAATAGTAGTGCATGGAGAGCAAAGGACAATCAGTGCCTTCTTGGGAAGTATTTATGGGTACAACTATGATGATCTAGGAGTTGTAGCAATTGTTCTTCTTGCATATCCACTAGTTTTTGCACTTGTTTTTGCATGTGctacagaaaaaataaactttcAGAGGAGGTAA